A genomic window from Microbacterium sp. H1-D42 includes:
- a CDS encoding DNA topoisomerase IV subunit B, whose protein sequence is MTAEYSAHHLQVLEGLEAVRKRPGMYIGSNGSPGLMHCLWEIIDNSVDEAVAGNGAKIDIVLYADGSVQVGDRGRGVPVDVEPRTGLTGVEVVYTKLHAGGKFGGGSYAASGGLHGVGASVVNALSERLDVEVDRDGKTYAMSFRRGEPGIFEDAGEPRPDAPFRPFEDRSELRVIGKVRKGVTGTRVRYWADRQIFTKDAAFQLGDLENRARQTAFLVPGLELVVRDERPRPASAATATEDGAPAAPIETSYLYEGGISEFVEYLASDAPVTDTWRIQGTGSFTETVPVLQPDGHMKATEVHRECEVDIALRWGTGYETTLRSFVNIIATPKGGTHQQGFEQELLKTLRGQVEQNARRLKAGNDKLEKDDVLAGLTAVLTVTVPEPQFEGQTKEVLGTPAVRAIVAKVLRTELGQRFTSTKRDDKNQASMLLDKIVSEMKARVSARAHKETQRRKTALESSSLPAKLVDCRSNDVAHSELFIVEGDSALGTARHARNSEFQALLPIRGKILNVQKASVSDMLGNAECAAIITTIGAGSGRSFDLSQARYGKIILMSDADVDGAHIRTLLLTLFFRYMRPLVEAGRVFSAVPPLHRVIVMNPGSKPNETIYTYSEAELHSLLSKLQKAGKRWQDPIQRYKGLGEMDADQLANTTMEKSGRLLRRVTIGDAESADAAVRTFELLMGSEVAPRREFIMTSSDRLSRESIDA, encoded by the coding sequence GTGACCGCCGAGTATTCCGCCCATCACCTTCAGGTGCTCGAAGGGCTCGAAGCCGTTCGCAAGCGCCCCGGAATGTACATCGGGTCGAACGGCTCGCCTGGCCTCATGCACTGCCTGTGGGAGATCATCGACAACTCCGTGGACGAGGCCGTCGCAGGCAACGGCGCGAAGATCGACATCGTGCTGTACGCCGACGGCAGCGTGCAGGTCGGTGACCGCGGCCGCGGTGTGCCCGTCGACGTGGAGCCGCGCACCGGATTGACCGGCGTCGAGGTCGTCTACACGAAGCTGCATGCCGGTGGAAAGTTCGGCGGCGGATCGTACGCCGCATCCGGAGGTCTGCACGGCGTCGGCGCCTCGGTCGTCAACGCGCTGTCGGAGCGCCTCGACGTGGAGGTGGATCGCGACGGCAAGACCTATGCGATGTCGTTCCGCCGTGGCGAGCCCGGCATCTTCGAAGACGCCGGCGAGCCGCGTCCGGATGCCCCGTTCCGGCCGTTCGAGGACCGCAGCGAGCTGCGCGTGATCGGCAAGGTGCGCAAGGGTGTCACTGGTACTCGGGTGCGCTACTGGGCAGACCGACAGATCTTCACGAAGGACGCCGCGTTCCAGCTGGGCGACCTGGAGAACCGTGCGCGACAGACCGCGTTCCTCGTGCCTGGACTCGAGCTCGTCGTGCGCGATGAGCGTCCGCGTCCGGCATCCGCCGCCACGGCGACCGAAGACGGCGCGCCCGCCGCCCCGATCGAGACCTCGTACCTGTACGAGGGCGGCATCTCCGAGTTCGTCGAGTACCTGGCATCCGACGCGCCCGTCACCGACACCTGGCGCATTCAGGGCACCGGGTCGTTCACCGAGACGGTGCCGGTGCTGCAGCCCGACGGGCACATGAAGGCTACCGAGGTGCACCGCGAGTGCGAGGTCGACATCGCGCTGCGCTGGGGCACCGGATATGAGACGACGCTCCGCTCTTTCGTCAACATCATCGCCACGCCCAAGGGAGGCACCCACCAGCAGGGCTTCGAGCAGGAGCTGCTGAAGACCCTGCGCGGCCAGGTCGAGCAGAACGCCAGGCGACTGAAGGCCGGCAACGACAAGCTCGAGAAGGATGACGTTCTCGCCGGTCTCACCGCCGTGCTGACCGTCACCGTGCCGGAGCCGCAGTTCGAGGGTCAGACCAAGGAGGTGCTCGGCACGCCCGCCGTGCGCGCGATCGTCGCCAAGGTGCTGCGCACCGAGCTCGGGCAGCGATTCACCTCGACCAAGCGCGACGACAAGAACCAGGCGTCGATGCTGCTCGACAAGATCGTCTCCGAGATGAAGGCGCGCGTCTCGGCGCGCGCGCACAAGGAGACCCAGCGACGCAAGACCGCGCTCGAGTCGTCCTCGCTGCCGGCCAAGCTCGTCGACTGCCGTTCGAATGACGTCGCGCACAGCGAGCTGTTCATCGTGGAGGGCGACTCGGCTCTCGGCACCGCACGTCACGCTCGCAACAGCGAGTTCCAGGCGCTGCTGCCGATCCGCGGCAAGATCCTCAACGTGCAGAAAGCGTCCGTCAGCGACATGCTCGGCAACGCCGAGTGCGCGGCGATCATCACCACCATCGGCGCAGGTTCTGGGCGCTCGTTCGACCTGAGCCAGGCACGCTACGGCAAGATCATCCTGATGAGCGACGCCGACGTCGACGGTGCGCACATCCGCACCCTGCTGCTGACGCTGTTCTTCCGGTACATGCGGCCGCTGGTCGAAGCCGGACGCGTGTTCTCGGCTGTGCCGCCGCTGCACCGCGTGATCGTGATGAACCCGGGTTCGAAGCCCAACGAGACGATCTACACGTACTCAGAGGCTGAGCTGCACTCCCTGCTTTCGAAGCTGCAGAAGGCCGGCAAGCGCTGGCAGGATCCGATCCAGCGCTACAAGGGTCTCGGCGAGATGGATGCCGACCAGTTGGCGAACACCACCATGGAGAAATCAGGGCGCCTGCTGCGCCGCGTCACGATCGGCGACGCGGAGTCGGCTGACGCCGCGGTGCGCACCTTCGAGCTGCTGATGGGCAGTGAGGTCGCTCCGCGCCGCGAGTTCATCATGACCTCGAGCGACCGCCTCAGCCGCGAGTCGATCGACGCATAG
- a CDS encoding DNA topoisomerase IV subunit A: MPKTPPSESVPERIQDIDLSQEMQGSFLEYAYSVIYSRALPDARDGLKPVQRRILYQMAEMGLRPDRGHVKSARVVGEVMGKLHPHGDSAIYDALVRLAQDFALRVPLVDGHGNFGSLDDGPAASRYTEARLAASALAMTESLDEDVVDFVPNYDGQFQQPAVLSAAFPNLLVNGASGIAVGMATNMAPHNLIEVVAAAIHLLENPDATTADLMEFVPGPDFPSGGILMGLDGVKDAYENGRGAFKLRAKTSIESLGPRRTGIVVTELPYQVGPERVIEKLKDAVNAKKLQGISDVQDLTDRKHGLRLVVTVKTGFDPAAVLEQLFRYTPLEDSFSINNVALVEGQPRTLGLKELLRVYLQHRVEVVTRRSQYRLARRNERLHLVRGLLLAILDIDEVIQVIRSSNDSEAARERLKQVFDLDDVQAEYILELRLRRLTKFSLLELETERDKLLAEIAELERLLGDPGLIRAQVAQELDAVAEQFGTHRRTLLLNAAPPKARTTKSVAELQLADAPTTVLLSTTGRAVRVDLEPGTTITTPARRSKHDAIVARLETTTRSEIGAVTSTGRVVRFSPVDIPAVPATSVGLGAGVRIADYLGLTDRKEQVVTLIRFDDDTPVALGTKEGVIKRFVPSALAVRPEVEVIGLKPKDVVIGAAKASDDAELVFVTSDAQLLHFSAANVRPQGAAAGGMAGMKLGSGAEVISFTVITSAEEAVVVTVSGSEGMLAGADSGRAKVSAFAEFPGKGRATGGVRGHAFLKGENRLTLAWVGIEPRAIGTDGSVRQLPESGMKRDGSGQALDAMIGSIGTAIG; this comes from the coding sequence ATGCCGAAGACCCCGCCGTCCGAGTCCGTCCCCGAGCGCATCCAGGACATCGACCTGTCACAGGAGATGCAGGGATCGTTCCTCGAGTACGCCTACTCGGTGATCTACTCGCGCGCTCTGCCGGACGCCCGTGACGGCCTCAAGCCGGTGCAGCGACGCATCCTCTACCAGATGGCCGAGATGGGCCTTCGTCCTGATCGCGGACATGTCAAGAGCGCCCGCGTCGTCGGCGAGGTGATGGGAAAGCTGCACCCGCACGGCGACTCCGCGATCTACGACGCACTGGTGCGCCTTGCTCAGGACTTCGCGCTGCGAGTGCCGCTCGTCGACGGGCACGGCAACTTCGGATCGCTCGATGATGGCCCTGCCGCCTCGCGGTACACGGAGGCTCGACTGGCAGCATCCGCTCTGGCGATGACCGAGAGCCTCGACGAGGACGTCGTCGACTTCGTGCCGAACTACGACGGGCAGTTCCAGCAGCCGGCCGTGCTCTCTGCCGCATTCCCCAATCTGCTCGTCAACGGTGCCAGCGGCATCGCGGTGGGCATGGCGACGAACATGGCGCCGCACAACCTCATCGAGGTCGTCGCGGCCGCCATCCACCTGCTGGAGAACCCGGACGCGACCACCGCCGACCTGATGGAGTTCGTGCCAGGCCCCGACTTCCCCTCCGGGGGGATCTTGATGGGCCTTGACGGCGTGAAGGACGCTTACGAGAACGGGCGCGGCGCCTTCAAGCTGCGCGCCAAGACCTCGATCGAATCTCTCGGCCCCAGGCGCACCGGCATCGTCGTCACCGAGCTGCCATATCAGGTGGGGCCTGAGCGCGTCATCGAGAAGCTCAAGGACGCGGTCAACGCGAAGAAGCTGCAGGGCATCAGCGACGTGCAGGATCTCACCGACCGCAAGCACGGCCTGCGTCTGGTGGTCACGGTCAAGACCGGCTTCGACCCGGCCGCGGTGCTCGAGCAGCTGTTCCGCTACACACCGCTCGAGGACTCGTTCTCGATCAACAACGTCGCCCTCGTCGAAGGGCAGCCGCGCACGCTCGGACTCAAGGAGCTGCTGCGGGTCTATCTGCAGCACCGCGTCGAGGTCGTCACCCGGCGCAGCCAGTACCGTCTCGCGCGTCGCAATGAGCGCCTGCACCTGGTGCGGGGCCTGCTGCTGGCCATCCTCGACATCGACGAGGTCATCCAGGTCATCCGCTCTTCGAACGACTCGGAGGCCGCACGGGAGCGGCTGAAGCAGGTCTTCGACCTCGACGATGTCCAGGCCGAGTACATCCTAGAGCTGCGCCTGCGGCGCCTGACGAAGTTCTCGCTGCTGGAGCTGGAGACCGAGCGTGACAAGCTGCTCGCCGAGATCGCCGAGCTCGAGCGACTGCTTGGCGACCCAGGGCTGATCCGCGCGCAGGTCGCGCAGGAGTTGGATGCCGTGGCCGAGCAGTTCGGCACGCACCGCCGCACGCTGCTCCTGAACGCCGCTCCCCCGAAGGCCCGCACGACGAAGTCGGTCGCCGAGCTTCAACTGGCTGACGCCCCCACCACGGTGCTGCTGTCGACGACGGGGCGCGCCGTGCGCGTAGACCTCGAGCCGGGGACCACGATCACCACGCCGGCGCGCCGCAGCAAGCACGACGCGATCGTAGCGCGTCTGGAGACCACCACACGCAGCGAGATCGGCGCGGTCACCAGCACAGGGCGCGTCGTGCGGTTCAGCCCCGTCGACATCCCCGCTGTGCCCGCCACCTCGGTGGGCCTCGGGGCCGGCGTGCGCATCGCCGACTACCTCGGTCTCACCGACCGCAAGGAGCAGGTAGTCACCCTGATCCGGTTCGACGATGACACCCCCGTGGCGCTCGGAACGAAGGAAGGCGTCATCAAGCGGTTCGTACCGTCGGCTCTCGCCGTGCGCCCCGAGGTGGAGGTCATCGGGCTGAAGCCGAAGGACGTCGTGATCGGCGCTGCCAAGGCATCCGACGACGCCGAGCTCGTCTTCGTGACCTCGGATGCCCAGCTGCTGCACTTCTCGGCGGCGAATGTTCGGCCGCAGGGCGCGGCTGCCGGCGGCATGGCAGGCATGAAGCTCGGCTCCGGCGCCGAGGTGATCTCATTCACCGTCATCACCTCGGCCGAGGAGGCCGTCGTGGTGACGGTCTCGGGCTCCGAGGGGATGCTGGCGGGGGCGGACTCAGGACGCGCGAAGGTCTCGGCGTTCGCGGAGTTCCCCGGCAAGGGGCGCGCCACCGGCGGTGTGCGCGGTCACGCATTCCTGAAGGGCGAGAACCGCCTGACCCTGGCCTGGGTCGGCATCGAGCCGCGCGCGATCGGCACCGATGGCAGCGTGCGGCAGCTGCCGGAGTCCGGCATGAAGCGCGACGGATCCGGCCAGGCGCTGGATGCCATGATCGGTTCCATCGGAACCGCAATCGGCTGA
- a CDS encoding nucleotide pyrophosphatase/phosphodiesterase family protein: protein MPLMLPSALDSPRNITGVAPHLLAALRGESDELARARSVVLVVVDGLGAIPLRAHAGHARTLSSAMAKKDVGGAVFPTTTAAALTSLLTGAAPGVHGLVGYRVRHPEQDVLVNQLTDWDRIDPLTWQAAPTVFEQATAAGNAAFVIGFAGHARSGFTRATLRGGEFHPAGSPPDRIALAYELADANDGAIVYCYLPEVDKAGHKHGVDSPEWVAALEDIDAALSQRVPDGVGVLVTADHGMVDVPPHRQLVLDAAGGWHDGIRHIGGEPRMMHVYTEPDIDQGALLARWRRDLEGFADVVSRTEAIDAGLFGPLVSDAARGRIGDLMAIARSNVALYDGAAEDQRGRGMVGQHGALTPEEWRVPFIKLGAFRR from the coding sequence ATGCCTCTCATGCTACCGTCCGCCCTTGATTCGCCGCGAAACATCACCGGGGTGGCGCCCCACCTGCTGGCCGCGCTGCGCGGAGAATCCGACGAGCTCGCCCGGGCGAGATCAGTCGTGCTGGTGGTCGTGGACGGACTGGGGGCGATCCCGCTGCGAGCGCACGCCGGGCATGCGCGCACGCTGAGCTCGGCGATGGCGAAGAAGGACGTCGGTGGCGCGGTCTTCCCGACCACCACGGCGGCCGCGCTGACCAGCCTGCTCACCGGCGCAGCCCCGGGCGTGCACGGGCTGGTGGGCTACCGTGTGCGGCATCCGGAGCAGGACGTACTCGTCAACCAGCTCACGGACTGGGACCGCATCGACCCGCTCACCTGGCAGGCCGCTCCCACGGTGTTCGAGCAGGCGACGGCGGCAGGCAACGCGGCCTTCGTGATCGGCTTCGCCGGGCACGCCCGCAGCGGCTTCACCCGCGCCACGCTCCGCGGCGGCGAGTTCCACCCCGCGGGCTCACCCCCTGACCGCATCGCGCTGGCGTACGAGCTGGCGGATGCCAACGACGGCGCGATCGTGTACTGCTATCTGCCCGAGGTCGACAAGGCCGGCCACAAGCACGGCGTCGACTCACCGGAGTGGGTCGCAGCGCTGGAAGACATCGACGCGGCGCTGTCGCAGCGCGTCCCGGACGGCGTGGGGGTGCTCGTCACGGCCGATCACGGAATGGTCGATGTGCCTCCGCACCGGCAGCTGGTGCTGGACGCCGCCGGCGGCTGGCACGATGGCATCCGGCACATCGGCGGCGAGCCGCGAATGATGCACGTCTACACCGAGCCGGACATCGACCAGGGCGCCCTGCTGGCGCGCTGGCGGCGTGATCTGGAGGGCTTCGCCGATGTGGTCAGCCGCACCGAGGCGATCGACGCAGGGCTGTTCGGCCCGCTCGTGTCGGATGCTGCGCGTGGGCGGATCGGTGACCTGATGGCCATCGCACGGTCGAACGTCGCGTTGTACGACGGTGCGGCGGAGGATCAGCGCGGACGCGGCATGGTCGGCCAGCACGGCGCGCTCACGCCGGAGGAGTGGCGCGTGCCGTTCATCAAGCTGGGCGCCTTCCGGCGCTGA
- the sepH gene encoding septation protein SepH codes for MENVTIVGTEAGVLVLATESGQRFALPIDDVLHREVRRATRQTEPAAARLAASPRDIQAQIRAGLSAAEVAALLGVSESDVARFEGPVLAEREHIVNQALAVPVLIGSDVEPDAQPTFGTAVRAKLADLAATEERWASWKDESGWTVKLEFTANEVAHDARWTFDPRRSTLSPSNADATQLSRQGSLPDGLIPRLRAVDAERVSPYKDDSRFDSAAFGPRLLPPPEEQSDEVAEPAHSSAAAQAAAARRAPDEHQTSAETADLLEALRRRRGQRESAPVIEDEDGDESSPIALFDALDEPADEEPDPEPHAEPAEASTARRKRRNAMPSWDEIVFGARTDD; via the coding sequence ATGGAAAACGTCACCATCGTCGGAACAGAAGCGGGAGTCCTCGTCCTCGCCACCGAGTCCGGGCAGCGCTTCGCGCTTCCCATCGACGACGTGCTGCACCGCGAGGTGCGACGGGCGACCCGCCAGACAGAGCCGGCGGCCGCTCGCCTCGCTGCGAGCCCACGCGACATCCAAGCTCAGATCCGCGCCGGTCTTTCGGCCGCCGAGGTCGCCGCCCTGCTCGGCGTGAGCGAATCGGACGTCGCACGCTTCGAGGGTCCAGTGCTGGCTGAGCGCGAGCACATCGTGAACCAGGCGCTTGCGGTGCCCGTGCTGATCGGCAGCGATGTCGAGCCAGACGCGCAGCCCACCTTCGGCACCGCCGTGCGGGCCAAGCTTGCCGACCTCGCCGCGACCGAGGAGCGCTGGGCCAGCTGGAAGGACGAGTCCGGCTGGACCGTCAAGCTCGAGTTCACCGCGAACGAGGTCGCGCACGACGCCAGGTGGACCTTCGATCCGCGGCGCAGCACGCTGTCGCCGTCCAACGCCGACGCCACGCAGCTCTCCCGCCAGGGGTCGCTTCCCGACGGACTCATCCCCCGCCTGCGTGCGGTGGATGCCGAGCGCGTCTCGCCGTACAAGGACGACAGCCGCTTCGACTCCGCCGCATTCGGCCCTCGGCTGCTCCCCCCGCCCGAGGAGCAGAGCGATGAAGTCGCCGAGCCCGCACACTCCAGCGCTGCTGCGCAGGCGGCTGCAGCGCGGCGCGCACCCGACGAGCACCAGACCAGCGCAGAGACCGCTGACCTGCTCGAGGCGCTTCGCCGTCGTCGAGGACAGCGCGAGTCGGCACCGGTGATCGAGGACGAGGACGGCGACGAGAGCTCACCCATCGCCCTCTTCGATGCACTCGACGAGCCGGCCGACGAGGAGCCGGACCCCGAGCCCCACGCGGAGCCGGCCGAAGCGAGCACTGCTCGCCGCAAGCGCCGCAACGCGATGCCGAGCTGGGACGAGATCGTCTTCGGCGCACGCACCGACGACTGA
- a CDS encoding DUF4193 domain-containing protein translates to MATDYDAPRKSEDDSESIEALKERVPNTQSGAGDVEDSDNPTGFELPGADLSDVELDVVVLPAQQDEFTCMSCFLVKHRSQLDHEGPEGPICKECAA, encoded by the coding sequence ATGGCAACCGACTACGACGCCCCCCGCAAGAGCGAAGACGACTCCGAGTCGATCGAAGCACTGAAGGAGCGTGTGCCGAACACCCAGTCCGGCGCTGGCGACGTCGAGGACTCTGATAACCCCACGGGTTTCGAGCTCCCCGGTGCGGACCTTTCCGATGTGGAGCTCGACGTCGTCGTGCTCCCGGCCCAGCAGGACGAGTTCACCTGCATGAGCTGCTTCCTCGTGAAGCACCGCTCGCAGCTCGACCACGAAGGCCCTGAAGGTCCCATCTGCAAGGAGTGCGCCGCCTGA
- a CDS encoding DUF3093 family protein: MRLMQNTERDAREIYRERLTPSLWMLVTIALAGPMVSLVFTPISSNAALFIGAAVSLVLVVLSIVLSPTVRVAGTVLRVGRAHIDARWLGEPEDFTGEDARNRRTRDIARDGWNFLRGGADGVVVVPVTDPDDPMNSWTISTRTPDRLAAAIRAARVAAADAPA, from the coding sequence ATGAGGCTAATGCAGAACACCGAACGCGACGCGCGTGAGATCTACCGCGAGCGACTGACCCCGAGTCTGTGGATGCTGGTGACGATCGCCCTCGCAGGGCCCATGGTCTCGCTGGTGTTCACCCCGATCAGCTCGAACGCGGCGCTGTTCATCGGAGCGGCGGTGTCGCTGGTGCTCGTCGTGCTCAGCATCGTGCTCTCCCCCACCGTGCGGGTAGCTGGCACCGTGCTGCGCGTCGGTCGTGCGCACATCGACGCGCGCTGGCTCGGTGAGCCAGAGGACTTCACCGGTGAGGATGCCCGCAATCGGCGCACCCGCGACATAGCCCGTGACGGCTGGAACTTCCTGCGCGGCGGAGCTGACGGCGTCGTGGTCGTGCCGGTCACGGACCCGGACGACCCGATGAACAGCTGGACCATCTCGACGCGCACACCCGACCGGCTGGCCGCGGCGATCCGCGCTGCTCGCGTCGCAGCAGCCGACGCACCCGCCTGA
- the dut gene encoding dUTP diphosphatase: protein MTHSVAVPIIAANVPFYAHPGDAGADLVSTEAVRLEPGERALIGTGVRIALPEGHAAFVVPRSGLAAKHGITVVNSPGTVDAGYRGEIKVTLLNTDSKEAYDVAVGDRIAQLIVMPVVQARFEPVEVLPDSVRGDGGFGSTGYTQGKSE, encoded by the coding sequence GTGACTCATTCCGTTGCCGTTCCCATTATCGCCGCGAACGTCCCGTTCTACGCACACCCAGGAGACGCCGGCGCCGACCTGGTCTCGACCGAGGCCGTGCGCCTCGAGCCAGGGGAGCGGGCGCTGATCGGCACCGGTGTGCGCATCGCGCTGCCAGAAGGACATGCCGCCTTCGTGGTGCCGCGCAGCGGCCTGGCGGCGAAGCACGGGATCACCGTGGTGAACTCGCCCGGCACGGTCGATGCCGGCTACCGCGGCGAGATCAAGGTGACCCTGCTGAACACCGACAGCAAGGAAGCGTACGATGTGGCGGTCGGTGATCGGATCGCGCAGCTGATCGTGATGCCCGTCGTCCAGGCCCGCTTCGAACCCGTCGAGGTGCTCCCGGACAGCGTCCGCGGCGACGGCGGCTTCGGATCGACCGGCTATACCCAGGGAAAGAGCGAATGA
- a CDS encoding DUF3710 domain-containing protein has translation MTEEIEPTLKSAPSDRATAGPFDDAEANPVRPYIDLGGIKVLPREGLNLRLEVEEQSKRIVAVGLDYAASSLQVQPFAAPRTRGLWDETRVQLRDQIRTQGGRVEEREGPLGKELLAEVPATAAEGSGMRLARFVGVDGPRWFLRGVIGGEAASDPAAAEQVEDLFRSIVVVRGGSPMPPRDLIPLKMPSTPGAA, from the coding sequence ATGACTGAAGAGATCGAACCCACGCTGAAGTCCGCACCGTCGGACCGTGCCACGGCGGGACCGTTCGACGACGCCGAGGCCAACCCGGTCCGGCCGTACATCGACCTCGGCGGCATCAAGGTGCTGCCCCGCGAGGGACTGAACCTGCGTCTCGAGGTCGAGGAGCAGAGCAAGCGCATCGTCGCGGTGGGCCTCGACTACGCAGCATCGTCGCTGCAGGTGCAGCCGTTCGCGGCGCCCCGCACGCGCGGACTGTGGGACGAGACCCGCGTGCAGCTTCGCGACCAGATCCGCACTCAGGGCGGGCGTGTCGAAGAGCGCGAGGGACCGCTCGGCAAGGAGCTGCTGGCCGAGGTGCCGGCGACTGCCGCAGAGGGATCCGGCATGCGCCTGGCGCGCTTCGTCGGCGTCGACGGCCCACGCTGGTTCCTGCGTGGCGTGATCGGCGGCGAGGCGGCGTCTGACCCGGCGGCCGCAGAGCAGGTCGAGGATCTATTCCGCTCGATCGTCGTCGTGCGAGGTGGATCGCCCATGCCGCCGCGCGACCTGATCCCGCTGAAGATGCCGTCCACGCCGGGCGCGGCGTGA
- a CDS encoding DUF3159 domain-containing protein — MFGAALGSAARRAGIDPDAEQTTGHMVWQVIGGWRGVMESVLPLLIFIVTYTTTNHLVLSLGLSVGIAAVFTIVRLVMKSPPVAAFSGLFAAVIAAGLPLFTGRAEDQFVVGFITNIVYGSAFLISALVRWPIIGLVVGFLVGEGVAWRQDARKCRTFTWLSVAWAALFLLRLGLQLPFYYSGDVATLGTVKLVMGIPLFASLLAVTWLVTRRLYPRREQR, encoded by the coding sequence GTGTTCGGCGCGGCGCTGGGCTCGGCCGCGCGGCGCGCCGGCATCGACCCCGATGCTGAGCAGACGACTGGCCACATGGTCTGGCAGGTCATCGGCGGGTGGCGCGGCGTCATGGAGTCCGTGCTGCCGCTTCTGATCTTCATCGTCACGTACACGACCACGAACCACCTGGTGCTCTCGCTCGGGCTGTCCGTCGGCATCGCCGCGGTCTTCACGATCGTGCGCCTGGTGATGAAGTCGCCGCCGGTGGCCGCGTTCTCGGGCCTGTTCGCCGCTGTCATCGCCGCGGGGCTGCCGCTGTTCACCGGCCGAGCCGAGGACCAGTTCGTCGTCGGGTTCATCACCAACATCGTCTACGGTTCGGCGTTCCTCATCTCAGCGCTGGTCCGATGGCCGATCATCGGCCTTGTCGTCGGCTTCCTCGTCGGAGAGGGTGTGGCGTGGCGTCAGGATGCCCGCAAGTGCCGGACCTTCACCTGGCTTTCGGTGGCCTGGGCCGCGCTGTTCCTGCTGCGGCTCGGCCTGCAGCTGCCGTTCTACTACTCCGGCGATGTCGCCACACTCGGCACGGTGAAGCTCGTGATGGGCATCCCGCTGTTCGCCTCGCTGCTCGCGGTGACCTGGCTCGTGACACGCCGTCTCTACCCCCGCCGCGAACAACGCTGA